The genomic window CGCCAAATCTTCTGCCACAAAAAGGGGCTCAGGGTGTAGCCCACCAGACGGTCCAGGATACGGCGGGCCTGCTGGGCTTCCACCAAGTGCATATCAATGGGACGGGGATGGCGGAAGGCCTCCCGCACAGCCTGTTCGGTGATTTCGTGAAACGCCACCCGCCGCACCTTGCGGGGGTCCAGCCGCGCCGCCTGCACCAAGTGCCAGGCGATGGCTTCCCCCTCCCGGTCGGGGTCTGTGGCCAGGTAGACCGCCTCCGCGTCCCGAGCAAGCCTCTGCACCTCTTGGATGACAGGGCGCTTGTCGGGCAGGGTAACATAGGTTGGCTCAAAGCCGTTGGCGATCTCCACGCCCAGGCGGTCTTTGGGCAGGTCGCGCACATGGCCTTTAGAGGCCTTCACCACATACCCCGTGCCCAAAATGTGGGCCAGGGTGCGCGCCTTGGCGGGGGATTCCACAATCACCAGGCGATCTGGCATACCACCCTCATCTTGCGCTGTCGGTGCGCACGAAGTGCATCCCCCCCACCTGGCGCACCCGCCCACTAACCTCCAGCATGGTTAAGGTAGCGCTCACCACAGGCATGGGCAGGCCGGTGCGCCGGCGCAGGTCGTCAATGTGCATCGCCTCCGTCCCGAGCGCCTCAAGCACCAACGACGCCTCATCGCGCACGGCCGATGAGGGCGGTGAGGCGGGGGGGCTAGGCTCAAGAAGGAAGGGTTGCACGGCCGGGGTCTCCAGGCGCAGTTCCTCCAGGATGTCCTGCACCTGCGTAACCAGTTTGGCGCCCTCTTGGATGAGGCGATGGGTGCCCGCCGAGGCAGGGGAGGTGATGGGGCCGGGGACGGCAAACACCTCCCGCCCCTGGGACAGGGCCCATTGCACTGTGGACATGGCCCCACTTTCCAAAGGGGCCTCCACCACCAGGACACCCCAGGCTAGCCCGCTGAGGATACGGTTGCGGCGGTGGAACTGGAACGGTTCGGGGCGCGTGCCCAGGGGGTATTCGGTGAGCACCGCCCCCTGGGTGGCGATGCGCCGGGCGAGGAAGCGATGCTGTTGGGGATACAGGCGGTCCAGCCCCCCCGCCACCACGGCGATGGTGCGCCCCCCGGCCTCAAGGGCGGTCTGGTGGGCGCAGGCGTCTATGCCCTGGGCCAACCCGCTCACGATAGTGAACCCCTCCTCCACCAGGGCGCGGGTCAAGAGCCGACA from Dehalococcoidia bacterium includes these protein-coding regions:
- the dprA gene encoding DNA-processing protein DprA → MEGLAYWVAFARIPLMTPARFRLLEGAFGSLEEAWRADASRLRGAGLEPPVVDAILHARARIDPFQELETLHHWGATALTWHDTAYPRRLKEIRETTDVPPVLFVQGNLQPQDDRALAVVGTRQATPYGLEACRLLTRALVEEGFTIVSGLAQGIDACAHQTALEAGGRTIAVVAGGLDRLYPQQHRFLARRIATQGAVLTEYPLGTRPEPFQFHRRNRILSGLAWGVLVVEAPLESGAMSTVQWALSQGREVFAVPGPITSPASAGTHRLIQEGAKLVTQVQDILEELRLETPAVQPFLLEPSPPASPPSSAVRDEASLVLEALGTEAMHIDDLRRRTGLPMPVVSATLTMLEVSGRVRQVGGMHFVRTDSAR